AAACGAAATTTGTTTGTGTCCGTGGAGGGAATATACTAGGTACAAACGGAAGTGTTATTCCAGTATTTAAACATGACATTAAAAACTATTCTAAAATAGGAATTACAGATAAAGAAATGACCCGTTTTTTCTTGACGGTAAAAGATGCAATTAAGCTTTTGTTTAAGGCAACTTACGAAAGTCATGGTGGAGAAATCTTTGTAATGAAGATGCCTACCTGCAAGATACTTGATTTAGCTCAAGTATTAATTGATAAGTATGCAGATGATGAAGTAATAATAGAAGAATCTGGTATCAGGCCTGGAGAAAAGCTTCATGAAATCCTGTTAACAGAGTTTGAGAGTCATAATACGATTGTCTATGACAATGAGTACTTTGTTATTCTCCCAACAATTCCAATTGAGGGTCTTAAAGAATATTATAAGGCTTATCCACAAGTAAAATTAGATACTTATTGTTCTAGTGATAATATAATCAGTTATGAAGAAATTAAAGCCATGCTAAAGGATGGAGGTTTTCTAGAATGAATATCCTCATTCTGGGAGGTCAAGGATGATCGTAGACTACTTGATTAGAGAAGAAGGTAATCACGGAGGGGTCGCCATAGATGCAAGTGATCTTAATCAAGTTAAAGAATATAAATATATACTAGAGAATAAGCCTGAAATTGCTTTGAATAGAGGGGAGCTCTTAAATGAAAATGCAGAAAGACATGTAATTGATGCGATTAAAGTTAAGAGTTTATTACTCCATTTTTTAGTAGATGTATTAGACACTTTTGGTGGAAAACACATTCATATTAGTATAGATTATCTTTTTTCTGGTAACAAAAGTTCTAATACAGAAGATGATCAAACAGATTGGTATAATATGCATTCTAAATTTAATGCTTTAGGAGAAGTTATACGAGTACCACATTTAACCCTACAAGATTGGATGAATAGGTAGATGATTAAGATCCTCATTACAGGTGCAGCGGGATTTACAGGTGTTAAAGCGTGTGCGTATTTCTTAAAGGAAGGATACGAAGTATATGGAATGGTTCATAAAAATACCCCTAAGGAAGAAAAAATCAAGTTCTTGTCTTGCGATCTAATGAATCATGAAGAGGTAGAAGCAACTCTTAAAAGTATAAAACCTCATTATGTCTTGCATTTAGCGGGACAAAACCACAGTGGAGTTTCTTGGGATAAACCAATTCCTACTTTTATGGCAAATGCAAATGGAACACTAAACTTACTTGAAGGAGTGCGACTTCATTCACCTCAAGCAAAAATAATCGTTGTTGGATCCGTAATAGACTTCAATCCTTGTTATCTAACAAAACCTAATCATCCATATGGCCTTTCTAAATATGTACAAACACTTTTATCTTCATGTTGGAGTACAATGTTTGATTTAAATATCATGATTGCTAGACCCTCAAATTTAATTGGACCAGGTCCTTCCAATGGTATCTGTTCTCTGCTGGCAAAAAAAATCGCCTTAAATGAAAGAACTTCTACGAGTATTGAATTTCACTTTCATAACCTTTTAGATCAACGAGACTTTCTAGATGTGAGAGATGCAATCAAAGCCTATCATACTATCTTTAAATACGGCAAAAAAAATAATTCATATACGATTGCTTCAGGTAATAGCAAGTCATTAGTAGATGTAGTGAGGGTCTTCAAGGATTTGACCCCTACTAATTTAATGATTACAACAGATTTTTTTCAACGTGTAGAGCCTATAAGAATTGATATTAAAGCGATAAAGTTGTTAGGGTGGGAGCCTCAATATACTTTCAATCAGAGCTTAAGGGATTCTCTGAATTATCATAGAGGAAATTTCTTTTAAAAATCTTCAAACTTTTGAAAATAATCGAATTATTACTATTTTCAAAAGTTTGAAGAATTAGAATAAAGTTTTTCTAAACTTCTTAAAATTTTCAGTCTGTATTTTTTTCATATAATTTTTATTTTTGTGAGTTACTACATCATTTAGTATTCTTTTTTCAACTTTTGTTGCCCATTACTAGAAATGATTAAGGTTTTGCCTTTTGGATTCTACTTATAAAGTATTTCATTTTTATTAAATTATAGTTCAAATTGTACTTTATAGGGATGGTGATTCATGAAAAGATGAAGAATCTTTGGCAGATGGTTTGAAATGGAAATAATAAACGGATATCAAAAATTTTATGGAGATTTTCTGCATCTACATGAGTCCAACTTGTCATCCCTTTTTTCAAACCCTCCAAATCATCAAATTCTTTTTTTAGAGAATAATACAGTAAAGCATCATCCTACACACGGAGAGCAATGAATCCGATGTCTTCTTTACATATTTCACTTTATTTAACAGGTAGATTGATTGAAATCTTTGGTGGCCTTTTTAAATGGATCTTTTTCTTTAATATCTCCAATAAGAAATTTTAATTTAGGGTTATTGTCAAATTCCTGCTTCATTGAAAATTGGCTGGTTTCATTTCTTGAGAAAATACGAATTTCCTTTGGTTCATAGGATAATAGTTGTTTGACCAATTCATGCCCCCAAGACCCAGTACCTCCTGTCACAAAAATCGTCTTGTTCTTAAACAACTTTTATGCCCCCTAGCACTAGTTTTATCACTCTGTCAGAAACGTCATTTCGATCATATCCATCTGGTATTGCCCAAGTTTTCGGTTGATTGATCATTACCTCCGTACAGTTTGCTATGTTTTCGGCATCGATTCCCGAAACCATATTGCTTCCGCATTCCACAGTTTCAGGACGTTCTGTCGTTTTACGAATAGTGACAGTAGGAACGTGAAACAAGCAGCACTCTTCTTGTACTGTTCCGCTGTCTGTTAGCACACAAAGCGCATTCTGCTCAAGCTTCACAAAATCAAAAAATCCGAACGGTTCATGAAACTCGACTAAAGGATGAATGTCAATCGCTTTGTCATTCAGCCGTGATTTTGTCCGAGGATGAATGCTGCAAATAATTCTTTTTTTATACGCTTCTGCAATTTTGTTAATGCCACTAAATATTTCAAGCAAACGGGATTCATGGTCAACGTTCTCAGCACGATGGGTTGTAACGAGAAAATAATCATCTTTTTGCAAACTTAACTTAGTAAGAATCGTACTTTTTTGAATCTCGTTTTTGTAATGTTCCAGCACCTCGTAAATTGGATTGCCAGATACAAAAATTCGATTTCTCGGAATTCCTTCTTTAACTAAATTTTCTTTGCTTTGCGGAGTGTATGGCAGGTTAAAACTTGAAATTGCATCAATGATTTTTCTGTTGATTTCCTCAGGTACTTCCAGATCAAAACATCGGTTTCCAGCTTCCAAATGAACAACAGGAATGCCCATTCGTTCAGCTAAGAGAGCACTAAGGCCGCTATTTGTATCTCCTAGAACGAGTACTTTGTCTGGTTTGTTTTCATTCAGAATCTTTTCTATCCGGCTGAAAATAGTAGATAGCTGCTCTCCCAGAGTTTGCTGCCGATCCAGCAAGACATAATCGGGATTTCTTACGTTTAATTGTTTGAAAAAAATATCGCTTAATGTTTCTGTGAAATTCTGTCCGGTATGAACTAATATATGCTGATCTGACAATTCATCGAGTTTTCTTATAATGATGCTTAAACGAATAATTTCTGGCCGTGTTCCTAAAATAGTCATGATTTTCATAGCCGCACCTCCAAACTGGATTTTTTTCCAGACAGGCTTTAATTTTAGTCGCCTTTCCTATAAATCTCTCAATCAGTATATGGGAAGGAGTTAATAATGATTAGACTAGCATCCTGCACTTTGTCAGAAAAAAAATAATTTAGTGGAGCATTAGATTTGAGGCAATTGTTTATCGTGCAGTCATAAATAGATTTAAGAGACTTATTCTTTCTTGTATCACATATGTAAGAATATAAATTTCGATATGTTAAAATATGAATGATTCATTAGCCGAGGAGAGATTCATGTGGATAAAAAAATTGATCACATTGGCATTGCAGTCCGAAACATTGAAAACAGTATCCACTTTTACGAAAACGTATTAACAGGTAAATTGATTGACCGTTATATAAGTGAAGCAACAGGCGTCGAAAGCGAGGTCGCGATCATGGAAGTAGGCGGGGAGAGAATTGAACTTCTGGCACCGACCAACAACACCACTTCTCCCATTGCCCGATTCATAAGACAGAAAGGCAAAGGCGTTCATCATATTGCTTATCGAGTCGATGACCTTCATGCAGCGATAGATGAACTGAAAAAACAAGGAATCCGAACTTTAGAAGATACTTTGCGGATAAACAAACACGGCAGGCGCTTGATCTATTTAAATCCTGCAGATACAGAAGGCACAATTATTGAATATTGTGATTACCCAAACCACTTGTGATGTAACTAAATAGGGGCTGAAAAAAAATTCAGCCCCTAAAAGTCTTCGGGTAAAATTTCCGCTTTATACCACTCTGCTGCAGCGTTTGCTTCTTCAAACGTCAGTTGATGCCCATGATTTTCCCAATGGAGCTGCACTTCAGCGTTTGCCTTTTTGAGCAGCGAAAAGAGCTCCTTTGATTCCAGCGGTGAACATAACGGATCATTCGTACCTGCAGCAATAAACACCTGCTTATCTGAAAGATCCGGCAGGTCGATTCCTCTTCTTGGAACCATTGGGTGATGCAATATCGCTCCCTTTAGAGCATCACGATAATGAAACAACAAGCTCGCTGCGATATTGGCTCCATTGGAATAACCAATCGCAATCAATTTTTCCCGGTCAAATTGATATTTTTCCGCTGCTTCGTCGAGAAATTCATGTAGTTCCTTCGTCCGAAAAATAAGATCCTCTTCGTCAAACACTCCTTCTGCAATCCTCCGGAAGAATCGTGGCATTCCGTTTTCTGAAACATTCCCCCGTACACTTAAAACAGAAGCATCTTCATAGAATCTTTCCGCAAGTGGTATAAGAGAAGTTTCATCGCCTCCCGTTCCATGCAGCAAAAGCAGCGTTGGCTTTGTCAGATCCTTTCCTTGTCTGAAAATGTGTTTCATTGTTATTCTCCTTTCACTCTAAATTTTTTGAACCATATATCTCGTATTCATTTATTATGAATGCGAGATATTATTATAAAAAAATATACCGAAAGCCATGGTGGAGGCAGTGAAATACCCCCACACTGATCATTTTACAGACCCTGAGCGTAAAACCCTAATTTTTTCAACTGTTTAATCATTTCTTCTTTTTCATCCGCAGTTAGTCCGCCAAATATTTCTTGAATGGAATTTTTGTGATTCGGGAAAATATCGTCCATTAATTTTTTACCTTCAGCCGTTATTTCCGCATATGTGGTGCGGCGATCCTTCGGACATGCTTTTCTCTCTACAAGTTTTTTATTTTCCAGCTTATCGACGACGTACGTAATACTGCTGCTTGCGATTAATACTTTATCGCCGATTTTCTGGATCGGATGTTCACCTTTGCTGTATAACAACTCAAGAACAGCAAACTCCGTTGGATTCAGTCCATAGGTTCGTATGTCTTCTACTACACGCTTTTTTACGGATTGCAATGCCCGAGTCAATACAACAAATAACTTGAGAGAAAGATCTCCGTCTTCTTTCGTTTTTTCAACAACCATACTGAACAACATTCCCTTGATAATAGTTTCGAAGTGGGAATAATTGTAGTTTACTTATTGCGAAAAGTCAAGATAACCCACTATGAAAAAAACCCTTATCATCATTGATAAGGGACAAAATTTACACTTGTTCAGGAACAACTTTTTTCGCCTTTTGCTTTAATGATCGTTTTTGCCAAACAATTGTTATGAGCAGCGTCATAGCTAAGAGCGCAAGGCCTAAAATGAACGGAAACGTAATTTGAACATCGTATAACATTCCGGCAAATGTCGGCCCCATCACATTTCCTATACTCATATACGCATTGTTCATACCCATGGCAAACCCTTGTTCATTTCCAGCCATTTTTGAGATAAGCGTATTCAAAACCGGTCGTAGGATAGAGGTTGCCAGAAAAATTAAAAGCGAGATTCCAAAAAATAAAACATAGCTGTTGGCAACGATCGAAAGAAAGAAACCAATTGCGGCTACCCCTAAAAAGATATTTAAAACAGAGCCTTCTCCGTATCTATGTACAATGCGATCTACAACAAAAAGCTGAACGATCACACTGATCATTCCGGTAGCGGTGATCATCACCGCAATTTGCTGAGGCGTTGCGCCAAACTGATCGTCGACAAACAACCCAATGACTGACTCATATGCCATTAATCCGAAGCTCATCACCAATGTAATGATCAGCGGAATAAAAATCGGCATCTTTACGGAACGAACCATTTTTCTTGCGAGAGATTCGTCATCCTTTGCCATCTGATTCTCAGGAGCAGTGAGATTTCGCTCGCTTTCTTTAAGAAGCAAGACGGAGAAAATAACGGCTGCAAGCGATACAATAGCAGAAATGAGAAATGGCGTTTTCAATCCAAAACCGGCTAAAAACCCGCCGATCCCGGGTCCAACAACGATTCCAAGAGACATAGCAGCAGAGATCAGGCTATTCCCTTTTGCTCGTTGATCCAGCGTAGTGATATCAGCAATATAGGCAAAAATAGCCGGAATAAGCAGAGCTGCGCCAATTCCGCCGATGACACGGGAAGCGTAAAGCAGCCAAATTGAATGAACCGCATAAAAAACAAACATGGACAGCGTTAACCCTGCAAGTCCAAAAATAATCATCTTTCTCCGGCCATATTGATCTGTCCATTTCCCGGCAATCGGCGAAAAGACAAGCTGCGCTCCCGCAAAAATAGCGATCATCAAACCGGCAGCAGTCCCTCCCTGATGAATTGACTCTAAATAAGCCGGCAGAATCGGAATAATAATGCCGAAGCTTCCTATCGCAATAAACATATTAATCATCAAAATCGTCAATCTTTTCCGCTGTTCAGCTGACATGGATTCAGCCTCTCTTTCTATCGTATATTTTTCGCTAATTCAATATTTTGAAAAACGGTTCTTTCATCAATAACATTTTTTCCATTTTTATGATGAAAAATACAAAGTGAAGCTTCAAGCACATTAAAAATAACTCTTGCAATGCAAGAGTTAAAAATAGATTAGAGATTTAATTTTTTTTGTTTTAAAGTTGATTTTCTTTTAGATATTTCTCTCTTCCGGTGATCCTGTTGTGCTTCTTTAGTTGGTTCTCTATTTTTTTCTGCTTTTTTTATGGTTGTATTCGGATGTTTCAATTCCCGAGTCTTGTTTAGTTTTCTCCCGCTAAAAAATTTATTCTACACGAACCACTCTACGGGAAAAAGAGGTTAGCAGGACTAGGAGATCTAAGCATCATCTCAATTCCTTCAACTCATTCTCTTTTTCTACAGCTTCTTCTTCGGTGAAAATGCCGTTATCTTTTAATATCTCTAAAATATCAAGTAAAAATTGACATGAGTCATTTTGAATACGATTAATATTCATCTCCTCCTTACTAATTATAACTACGTCCATTTAGTGAAAATAAAGGGGGTCTATTTGTTGATATTTCAGTAGGACATCTAGGGAATAATGTCAACGAATTGAAAAAAGCACTCATTTTAATCTACGAGTGCTTTTTGTTCTTTTTGTAGTCGTGTTCAAATGGTCACTCAATACTCTATATCCTTATTAGATTTAAATAGTTGCACCTCAAAATATGAAGTGGTTAGACCGTGGAAATGAATCGTTTAACATGTATATAAATGGCATGTATAACATTACGATTGCGACTATAAATAACAAGCATACTGTTACAAAAGAAATTAGAATAAAGATTACTTGTTTCATTTTTAGACACCTTTTTATAATTAGAAGTATTTGTTATACATAGAATTACTATGTATTATTATATACTGGTTAAAATTCCAAGTAAAGATTTTCATGCATCAATCATCTTACTCATAAATAGTGATTTTTGTCCTGCTGCAATTATTACCTTGATTGAAAACTAGTGTAATTCTTTAATAAAAAATGACACATTTCCTTGATTTACAAGAAAATGTGTCATTTTATTTTGATGCAAATGATGGAGTCAAGGGGGATCGAACCCCTGACCTCTACGCTGCCAGTGTAGACAGGTACTTCTGAATGGAGCGGACGTTCTTGGTCGAAACCTTATTTTATCAGTTTTTGTTTATGGTCATTCTGTTTAAAAATGGGCGCTTTTGGGTGTTTCTGAACAATTGCGTCCCCAATTCGTCCCCATGCGTCCCCAAATTATTAATTTCAGAATCATTTTGTTTATGACTATCACATTGGCGCTCCATCTCTTTCATATAGAGATTTACTAAATAATCGTAGCAAGCATTGTAACACTTGTCATCATGTGATCCTTCAATAATCCCCACCTTCATGATGAATACTCATGGATATGTTCACTGGAGTTGTAAAATGGCTGTTTCCTCCATGAGAATGGGATAAAAAAGGAGCTTTTTTAACTCCCCAGATTCGACTTTCAATGATGGTAATTATATGAGTCTTTCACTATTTCTACTTTAAAAGAAGCTATTAATCTAATCAAACGTGTTCAATGTATAGAGAAGAGACAAAAGAGACATACTATCACCGCAAGATATTTATTCAACTATGAGGAGCGTGTATTATGACAGAGATATTCAATGAATCTCAAGAACAAACGTTTTCAGGTCAAGTGCTTCAAGACAGTACGTTTGCAGGTGAAGTTAAATCGACCTCTTCTTCTATGCAAGCTACTACGGGAATAACTGAGGCCTTAGGTCGTATGCAAGAGTTACCGACAGAGGGTCGAATTCTGGGTGGCACCATCCTCAACTTCAATTTTGATCACTTCGGCGGGACCAATAATCTGAAGCCCGGTCGCCCCGAAACACTGAGAGCGCGTGTAAATCGACCAGCGGGGGCAAATTGGACTTTTGTCGGGATAAGCAAAATCAACTGTGGCTACATTAACGGGAATTTGGGTAATCCACAGATGGGTTTGCGTGAACGGCCACTGGGACAACTGCAGGTCGACACCCGGGTAGAGGGTGACGATATTGTCTGCACAATGCAGCTCACTGATAACAACGGGGACGACCCATGTGTAATGCGAGTCGGAGTCAATGTGCTGTTTTTTCAACCATAGAACAGGATGAGAATTTTCCAGTATGGTCGCAAGGTTGAAAATCAAAGGAATTGACGGAGGCCCGCACAAGTACCGAAGTATGTGGTTTCAGAGGAAACGGTAATAAATTGTTATTTGGAAAGGGAGTGACGACATGTCCGAGTTTTTTGCGATGATCACCACCTTCGGAAATTCACCAAGTGCCAATGCTCACCTTGAGGTTGGCCTGGACTCACAGGCGGCAAGTGCAGTTGACGTTACCTTCAATGTGTACAGTGAAAAGGGCGTTGAACTCGCCTGGTTCAGCCAACTCAAAAACGCGAACGGTTACGTATCTTCGTCTACCGATCCTAACAATGACCTGTTCCGGCTTAGCAAGGGGCAGCCCGCCTTAGTAAGGGCGCGGACACCATTGGTCGCACAGACCGCCAGCGCCGTGCTGCAACAGAGTGGTCCTAAAAACCGACTCGTGTTTGCCGTACCACCGGCGGTGAACTCCAGCGGAATACGGGTGGCGCAGGGAACAGTTTTCCCGCTTACAATCGGTTCAATCAACAAAGGTACACTACTCATCGCCAATGTTTCGAACTCGGACGTCAACGTCGATGTCTTCACTGGAACTGTGGGGGAGCCGGGAACAGGAAAGCACAACAACCCGAGCCTCACGAAGTTCTCGATCTGGTCTGTGGATCTGAAAGCATCCAATCAGTACTCGCACCTTGTCGTCATATCATCAGGCGATATCATTGTCCAGCTGGTGCTCGACGACGGTCAAGTCCATGCGGTGACCTGCCTTCCAAACTTTTAAGTAAAATAATCCTCCAAACCGTTCGTATTTAGAACGTTTTTCAGTTTGGGTACAGTTCCAGAGTTCCCTCTTAAGTGAAATCGTTGTTTGGATTGCTCTTGCTAAAAGTGAAAAAATCTTAATACCTACAGTCATTCCTGTCGTTATCGGCAGCGAAGGTTCGAATATTCTCATAGAATAGATCGTCTAAATATTTTAATTTTAACTATATAATTAATTTATTCCTCTCCAAATATCAATAATTTTTTTAAAAATTTTTTTGCTGTTTTTATAGCAGAACAAAAAAGCCAAAACCTTTATACATAAATGGGTTTTGGCTATTATTTTATTGGTATGTGCCAGGAGAGATTCGAAATCCGACCGACGACTTTGAAGCCCTGTTTTAGGTATGCTAATCAAACGCGATTTCATACTTATGAATATGTTCAATGCTCGTATACATCTCCTGAAAATCCATACTGGACTTCAACACTTTAATTTATCACTATTTAACAGTAGCTTCTAGACCTTCAATTTCTAACTCATCCTCAGTTTCCGATTCAATTAATTCTTCTATCTGCTGTTTAAACTCATCTGAATTTTGACTATTTCCGAATTTCTCCATAAGGTTTTTAATTTTCACTTCAAAATAACTATAATCTTCTTCAATGAGTTGTCTTGTTTCAACATCAGTAATTTGAACAAATTCTACCTTAAAATCTAATTTGGGATATTCTTTACATATTTTTGTTTCTAGAGACTCTTTAATATTAGATGAAATTTCACTGTCAGTATAAAAGAATATAAATAATAATTTATCCGTTAAACCATTTTCAATTTGATTAATTACTTCTCTTCTCCTTGGTGATCTAGGCACAAAGAGGATAGAATTTTGTCTACTAATAAACTTTAACTTCTCTAAACTGTTAATAGAGAAATCACTGTTAATAACGAACTTTTCATTGGAAATTTTTTCGGTAAAATCTCTTAAATATTTGTTTATTTTGGAAACAAATTTAAATTTTATTCCTTCATGTATACCTAATACTAAGTCCAAATAACCTAGGGAATTATACTGAGGTGTACTAGGTATACCTCTCACAATTTTAGCATTCTTAGAAACTACAGATAACAAATCTTTTTGAATAATTTCTTCATGTATTAACTTTTCAAGATAAAACTGATTAATTCCTTTTGAAAATTTTGTATCTATGGTTGTATCTGATAATACGATATCTACACGAAATAATCCTTGACTTGATATAGATATAAAACATTCCAAAGGAGTACTAAACAATAATCTACAAATCGTTATATTATCAGTATTTTCTGACATCTCTGTAATCATTCCTCGTTGGTTAATCATGTTATATCCTTTTTGAGAATATAAATTTTTTATTATATCGATTAGGTTAAAGTCTTTATCAATTATGATACCTGTCATTGTCATCACAGTATTTAGACTATCATTATCTAAACTTTTCAAGATTTCTGTCGAACTTTCGGCATCCAATTTCTGCACTCTTCCACTGAACTCATTATAATTCTCTGATAAGAATCCAGATACAAAATTTAAAAAGTTGGATGTGATTATAGTCCAGTTTATTATATCTTGGTGTGGTATCTTCACTTCAAACAATGAATCATAGTCAGCTGATTGCCTTAACATATATCCATATGCAAAAAAAGCTGCCATATTTAGACATGAATATTTTTGAGGGTTTGATATTCTATCTTCTTTGGAGCTTTCTCTTATTTCTTT
This window of the Bacillus gobiensis genome carries:
- the wecB gene encoding non-hydrolyzing UDP-N-acetylglucosamine 2-epimerase, with product MKIMTILGTRPEIIRLSIIIRKLDELSDQHILVHTGQNFTETLSDIFFKQLNVRNPDYVLLDRQQTLGEQLSTIFSRIEKILNENKPDKVLVLGDTNSGLSALLAERMGIPVVHLEAGNRCFDLEVPEEINRKIIDAISSFNLPYTPQSKENLVKEGIPRNRIFVSGNPIYEVLEHYKNEIQKSTILTKLSLQKDDYFLVTTHRAENVDHESRLLEIFSGINKIAEAYKKRIICSIHPRTKSRLNDKAIDIHPLVEFHEPFGFFDFVKLEQNALCVLTDSGTVQEECCLFHVPTVTIRKTTERPETVECGSNMVSGIDAENIANCTEVMINQPKTWAIPDGYDRNDVSDRVIKLVLGGIKVV
- a CDS encoding VOC family protein is translated as MDKKIDHIGIAVRNIENSIHFYENVLTGKLIDRYISEATGVESEVAIMEVGGERIELLAPTNNTTSPIARFIRQKGKGVHHIAYRVDDLHAAIDELKKQGIRTLEDTLRINKHGRRLIYLNPADTEGTIIEYCDYPNHL
- a CDS encoding NAD-dependent epimerase/dehydratase family protein; amino-acid sequence: MIKILITGAAGFTGVKACAYFLKEGYEVYGMVHKNTPKEEKIKFLSCDLMNHEEVEATLKSIKPHYVLHLAGQNHSGVSWDKPIPTFMANANGTLNLLEGVRLHSPQAKIIVVGSVIDFNPCYLTKPNHPYGLSKYVQTLLSSCWSTMFDLNIMIARPSNLIGPGPSNGICSLLAKKIALNERTSTSIEFHFHNLLDQRDFLDVRDAIKAYHTIFKYGKKNNSYTIASGNSKSLVDVVRVFKDLTPTNLMITTDFFQRVEPIRIDIKAIKLLGWEPQYTFNQSLRDSLNYHRGNFF
- a CDS encoding alpha/beta hydrolase; protein product: MKHIFRQGKDLTKPTLLLLHGTGGDETSLIPLAERFYEDASVLSVRGNVSENGMPRFFRRIAEGVFDEEDLIFRTKELHEFLDEAAEKYQFDREKLIAIGYSNGANIAASLLFHYRDALKGAILHHPMVPRRGIDLPDLSDKQVFIAAGTNDPLCSPLESKELFSLLKKANAEVQLHWENHGHQLTFEEANAAAEWYKAEILPEDF
- a CDS encoding MarR family winged helix-turn-helix transcriptional regulator, giving the protein MVVEKTKEDGDLSLKLFVVLTRALQSVKKRVVEDIRTYGLNPTEFAVLELLYSKGEHPIQKIGDKVLIASSSITYVVDKLENKKLVERKACPKDRRTTYAEITAEGKKLMDDIFPNHKNSIQEIFGGLTADEKEEMIKQLKKLGFYAQGL
- a CDS encoding polysaccharide biosynthesis protein produces the protein MFPNKTILVTGGTGSWGQELVNQLLYNGPKEIRIFSRNETSQVTMKQKFNNNPKLKFVIGDVRDKEAVIEVCEGVDYIFHLAALKHVPVCESQPLEALKTNVIGTQNIIEAAIVNEVEKVINISTDKAANPSNFYGITKAMGEKLIINANVLTDKTKFVCVRGGNILGTNGSVIPVFKHDIKNYSKIGITDKEMTRFFLTVKDAIKLLFKATYESHGGEIFVMKMPTCKILDLAQVLIDKYADDEVIIEESGIRPGEKLHEILLTEFESHNTIVYDNEYFVILPTIPIEGLKEYYKAYPQVKLDTYCSSDNIISYEEIKAMLKDGGFLE
- a CDS encoding MFS transporter, yielding MSAEQRKRLTILMINMFIAIGSFGIIIPILPAYLESIHQGGTAAGLMIAIFAGAQLVFSPIAGKWTDQYGRRKMIIFGLAGLTLSMFVFYAVHSIWLLYASRVIGGIGAALLIPAIFAYIADITTLDQRAKGNSLISAAMSLGIVVGPGIGGFLAGFGLKTPFLISAIVSLAAVIFSVLLLKESERNLTAPENQMAKDDESLARKMVRSVKMPIFIPLIITLVMSFGLMAYESVIGLFVDDQFGATPQQIAVMITATGMISVIVQLFVVDRIVHRYGEGSVLNIFLGVAAIGFFLSIVANSYVLFFGISLLIFLATSILRPVLNTLISKMAGNEQGFAMGMNNAYMSIGNVMGPTFAGMLYDVQITFPFILGLALLAMTLLITIVWQKRSLKQKAKKVVPEQV
- a CDS encoding Rossmann-fold NAD(P)-binding domain-containing protein, coding for MIVDYLIREEGNHGGVAIDASDLNQVKEYKYILENKPEIALNRGELLNENAERHVIDAIKVKSLLLHFLVDVLDTFGGKHIHISIDYLFSGNKSSNTEDDQTDWYNMHSKFNALGEVIRVPHLTLQDWMNR